The Pedobacter roseus genome contains a region encoding:
- a CDS encoding YpdA family putative bacillithiol disulfide reductase, with protein MSDNQNHYDVLIIGAGPIGMACAIEAQKANLSYVIIEKGALVNSLFNYPVFMTFFSTSQKLEIGGVPFVTISPKPNRNEAVEYYRRVAEKFDLNIHLFERVKQVVKNDNNLFEIKTSKTDYTAGNVIVATGFYDVPLLMNVPGEDLPKVTHYYKDPHLYAFQNVVVVGANNSGVDAALETYRKGAKVTMVVRSGELGPHVKYWVRPDIQNRIKEGEVTALFDSELVEIREGEVDIKTPEGIKTIPNDFVIAMTGYQPDFSMLRKFGIDLPETLCPAYNEETMETNVKGLYLAGVVCGGLDTHKLFIENSRVHAEMIVKNILG; from the coding sequence CAAAATCATTACGACGTATTAATTATAGGTGCGGGCCCGATAGGGATGGCCTGTGCAATTGAAGCCCAAAAAGCAAACTTAAGCTATGTTATTATAGAAAAAGGTGCTTTGGTGAATAGCTTGTTCAACTATCCGGTATTTATGACATTCTTTTCTACTTCTCAAAAATTAGAGATAGGAGGCGTGCCTTTTGTAACCATCAGCCCCAAGCCGAACCGTAACGAAGCTGTAGAATATTATCGCCGTGTTGCCGAAAAATTCGATTTAAACATCCATCTTTTCGAAAGGGTAAAGCAAGTGGTTAAGAATGATAACAATCTTTTCGAAATCAAGACTTCAAAAACTGATTATACGGCTGGCAATGTGATTGTGGCTACGGGATTTTACGATGTACCTTTATTGATGAATGTGCCGGGTGAAGATTTGCCAAAAGTGACACATTATTACAAGGATCCACATTTATATGCCTTCCAAAATGTGGTTGTTGTTGGTGCCAATAACTCGGGCGTGGATGCCGCTTTAGAAACCTACCGCAAGGGTGCAAAGGTAACCATGGTGGTGAGGAGTGGTGAACTTGGTCCGCATGTTAAATATTGGGTTCGCCCCGATATACAGAACAGGATTAAAGAAGGTGAAGTTACTGCCCTTTTCGATTCTGAACTTGTTGAAATAAGGGAAGGTGAAGTGGATATTAAAACCCCGGAAGGGATAAAAACCATTCCAAATGATTTTGTAATTGCCATGACGGGCTATCAGCCAGATTTTTCGATGTTAAGAAAATTCGGAATCGATCTGCCCGAAACACTTTGCCCGGCCTATAACGAAGAAACCATGGAAACCAACGTAAAAGGTTTATACCTGGCTGGTGTAGTTTGCGGTGGATTAGATACCCACAAACTATTTATTGAAAACTCGAGGGTACATGCGGAGATGATCGTAAAGAATATTTTGGGCTAG